One uncultured Tolumonas sp. genomic window carries:
- a CDS encoding NAD(P)H-dependent oxidoreductase, whose amino-acid sequence MSNVLVIQSSILGPYSQSTKLLDNFAVEWKQKHPADNIVVRDLAGEPLPVLDGEIIAALGGNGELNERQKAAAELSLALIEEVKTADYVAIAVPMYNFGIPVQLKTWIDLICRAGITFSYTETGPQGLLTGKKVLIVTTTGGAHRNTATDLALAHAQTVLSFVGLKDITVAYAEALAMGPEAQERGLADATNAIQAFIAAH is encoded by the coding sequence ATGAGCAATGTTTTAGTAATTCAATCAAGTATTCTTGGCCCTTACTCTCAATCAACCAAATTGCTGGATAATTTTGCTGTTGAATGGAAACAAAAACACCCTGCTGACAACATCGTTGTTCGCGATTTAGCTGGTGAACCATTGCCAGTGCTGGATGGCGAAATCATTGCAGCACTGGGTGGTAATGGCGAACTGAATGAACGTCAAAAGGCGGCGGCAGAACTTTCTTTAGCACTGATTGAAGAAGTAAAAACAGCCGATTACGTTGCGATTGCAGTGCCAATGTATAACTTTGGTATTCCAGTTCAACTGAAAACTTGGATCGACCTGATTTGTCGTGCTGGCATCACTTTCTCTTACACTGAAACCGGCCCGCAAGGTTTGTTGACTGGCAAGAAAGTGCTGATCGTAACCACCACGGGTGGTGCGCATCGTAATACCGCAACTGATCTGGCGCTGGCTCATGCACAAACCGTATTGAGTTTCGTAGGTCTGAAAGACATTACTGTTGCTTATGCAGAAGCATTGGCGATGGGGCCTGAAGCTCAGGAACGTGGTCTGGCTGATGCCACTAATGCTATTCAGGCGTTTATTGCCGCACATTAA
- a CDS encoding phosphohydrolase translates to MTSTAHSAFRSAIEAYISQHALPIDKYSHQPRLYALTLTLAQAVHLSFDDDILHAAVWLHDLGVFEGHRPVNPALLASWDNVAYACRVIPELLQQWNFPAEKIPAVIDAIEQHAAHCQPTTPEAMLLHDADLLEQLGAVGIMRTLCKVGRDTRYATHGTAIKVLERALELPAFLLLPAAQLLAEQRVNLLHHFLSSLADETFNVDF, encoded by the coding sequence ATGACCTCCACAGCACATTCTGCTTTTCGTTCTGCTATTGAAGCCTACATATCTCAACATGCTCTTCCCATCGATAAATACAGTCATCAGCCTCGTCTTTATGCATTAACGTTAACTCTGGCACAAGCTGTTCATCTTTCGTTTGATGATGATATTTTACATGCCGCTGTCTGGTTGCATGATTTAGGCGTATTTGAAGGCCACCGCCCGGTTAACCCTGCTTTATTGGCAAGCTGGGATAATGTGGCGTATGCCTGTCGAGTGATTCCAGAGTTATTGCAGCAGTGGAACTTCCCTGCTGAAAAAATTCCGGCGGTAATTGATGCCATTGAGCAGCATGCGGCTCATTGCCAACCGACTACACCAGAAGCCATGCTGTTACATGACGCTGATCTGCTGGAGCAATTAGGTGCGGTCGGCATCATGCGCACACTGTGTAAAGTCGGGCGTGATACTCGCTATGCAACACACGGCACTGCCATAAAAGTGCTGGAAAGGGCGCTGGAACTGCCCGCTTTCTTGCTATTACCTGCGGCACAACTACTGGCTGAACAACGCGTTAATCTGCTGCACCACTTCTTGTCATCACTTGCAGATGAAACATTTAATGTCGATTTTTGA
- a CDS encoding amino acid aminotransferase, translating into MFQHVDIYPGDPILSLVDTFKKDPRSHKVNLGIGIYYDEAGLIPVLGSVQKAESEIAQTVTPRPYLPMEGAPVYRKAVQELLWGADHAALKAGRIVTIQTLGGSGALKVGADFLHRYFPQSEVWVSDPTWDNHHAIFQGAGINTHTYPYYDETTGGVRFNDMLEMFRTLPLKSIVLLHPCCHNPTGVDLSPQQWEALLPVIKERELIPFLDIAYQGFGDSIIEDTFAVRMLTEANISFFVSNSFSKNLSLYSERCGGLSVVCPTAEEADRVLGQLKLTVRKIYSSPPSHGAQVVSSVLTQSELRAAWEQEVAEMRDRIKAMRQKLYETLTAKVPGKDFSYMITQRGMFSYTGLTPEQVDRLREEFAVYLVRTGRMCVAGLNSSNVEYVANSMAAVLQD; encoded by the coding sequence ATGTTTCAACACGTAGACATCTACCCAGGCGACCCTATTCTTTCGCTGGTAGACACATTCAAAAAAGACCCCCGCTCTCACAAAGTTAATCTCGGCATTGGTATCTATTACGATGAAGCGGGCCTGATCCCTGTTTTAGGTTCTGTACAAAAAGCTGAATCAGAAATAGCGCAAACTGTCACCCCTCGCCCCTATTTACCGATGGAAGGTGCACCTGTTTATCGCAAAGCGGTGCAGGAATTACTTTGGGGTGCCGATCATGCAGCACTGAAAGCCGGCCGCATCGTTACTATTCAAACGCTGGGTGGTTCAGGTGCGTTAAAAGTAGGTGCTGATTTCCTGCACCGTTACTTCCCGCAAAGTGAAGTATGGGTGAGCGACCCGACATGGGATAATCACCACGCTATTTTCCAAGGTGCTGGTATCAATACACACACCTACCCTTACTATGATGAAACAACCGGTGGTGTTCGTTTTAACGACATGCTGGAAATGTTCCGCACGCTGCCACTGAAAAGCATCGTGTTACTGCACCCATGCTGTCATAACCCGACCGGTGTCGATCTTTCGCCACAACAATGGGAAGCATTGCTGCCAGTCATTAAAGAACGTGAGCTGATCCCATTCCTGGACATCGCTTATCAGGGCTTTGGCGACAGCATTATTGAAGATACGTTTGCCGTGCGCATGTTAACCGAGGCAAATATCAGTTTCTTCGTCAGCAACTCTTTCTCTAAAAACCTGTCACTGTATAGCGAACGCTGTGGTGGTTTATCCGTAGTTTGTCCAACAGCGGAAGAAGCCGATCGCGTATTAGGTCAATTAAAACTGACGGTACGTAAAATCTACTCCAGCCCACCAAGCCATGGCGCACAAGTCGTTTCTTCTGTACTGACGCAATCTGAGTTACGAGCAGCATGGGAACAGGAAGTCGCTGAAATGCGGGATCGTATTAAAGCAATGCGCCAGAAATTGTATGAAACCTTAACCGCAAAAGTTCCCGGTAAAGATTTTAGTTACATGATCACGCAACGTGGTATGTTCAGCTACACCGGTTTGACACCAGAGCAAGTTGATCGTCTACGCGAAGAATTTGCTGTTTATCTGGTAAGAACGGGTCGTATGTGTGTTGCGGGCCTGAATTCCAGCAATGTTGAGTATGTTGCCAATTCAATGGCCGCCGTGCTGCAAGATTAG